Part of the Roseobacter litoralis Och 149 genome, GGCCCCCGCATTTACGCAAATGAACCTGTGCAACATCCACTTTCATGAAAACGCCGAACACCGTGGCGGCGAATTCACGGCATTTGCCGGGAACGGCGATGGGGCGGGCGCAGGAACGGGGTTCAGATACAATGGCACCCTGTCCGAGGCTGAGCTTGCACCCTTGGGACGCACAATCGGCGCCGGAAAATACGGCGATCTGGCACCGGGTGACACAATCGAACTGCATTACGTGCACACCACCGCGCAGGTCGCGCCGGGCCCAACGCTGGGCGCTTGTCTTGCCGAGTCCATCGGCAACCCCCAGCTGCGTGTCGAGGCGCAGGTTTATGTGCTCGTCAACGATCCCGAAGCGGCAGATTTCGTGACCCTGACCCAAGTGGAACAGGTCGATGGCCTTTATCAGGCGGTCAACATTCCCACCGACACCGGCACCCCAATCGCCTACAA contains:
- a CDS encoding delta-class carbonic anhydrase, giving the protein MKSTRICFGAFGVLMLTAGSTLADGHGAVGDDVIAAQRAALAKNTQGAGFGPQSPRDLETLSGNNARAFGTAPAFTQMNLCNIHFHENAEHRGGEFTAFAGNGDGAGAGTGFRYNGTLSEAELAPLGRTIGAGKYGDLAPGDTIELHYVHTTAQVAPGPTLGACLAESIGNPQLRVEAQVYVLVNDPEAADFVTLTQVEQVDGLYQAVNIPTDTGTPIAYNGSTTGPSFNEQGSPLQVSWSVRPEVMKVSITSVETWLSDNIFSEGEAHGVRNLVVNPDLISDIN